A genomic segment from Thermostichus lividus PCC 6715 encodes:
- a CDS encoding CobW family GTP-binding protein encodes MSAPTLTSAVRMDALKHGLPVTIITGFLGSGKTTLLNHILTNQEGLKTAVLVNEFGEIGIDNELLVASDDDMVELNNGCVCCTINNDLVNAVYRVFERQDKVDYLVVETTGLADPLPVALTFIGTDLRDVTRLDSIITVVDAENFSLDLFNSSAAQSQIAYGDIILLNKADLVSEERLAYLESRIRETREGARIIRTINAQVPLPLILSVGLFQSDRYFQPNPEAHHYETAEHECDEHCDHPDHHHHDDHGHHHHAHSNHLEEDGFTSVSFESDRPFELRKFQYFLDHQLPETVFRAKGILWFKESPRRHVFHLSGKRFSLDDEDWKGTPKNQLVLIGQQLDHATLLAQLSECVTAAEAIVS; translated from the coding sequence ATGTCTGCGCCAACCCTCACCTCTGCCGTAAGAATGGATGCTCTCAAGCACGGCTTGCCCGTTACAATCATCACCGGCTTTTTGGGGAGTGGCAAAACGACACTCCTGAACCACATCCTCACCAATCAGGAGGGACTAAAAACCGCTGTCCTCGTCAATGAGTTTGGTGAAATTGGCATTGACAATGAGCTACTGGTGGCTAGCGACGACGACATGGTGGAGTTAAACAATGGCTGTGTCTGCTGCACGATTAACAATGACCTTGTTAATGCAGTCTATCGGGTGTTCGAGCGTCAAGACAAGGTGGACTATCTCGTGGTAGAAACGACAGGCTTGGCGGATCCCCTACCGGTTGCCCTCACCTTTATCGGTACCGATTTGCGGGATGTTACCCGCTTGGACTCCATTATTACCGTAGTTGATGCTGAGAATTTTAGCCTTGATCTGTTCAACAGCAGTGCTGCTCAAAGCCAGATTGCCTATGGCGACATTATCCTACTGAATAAAGCAGATCTAGTCAGTGAGGAACGCCTCGCTTATTTGGAATCTCGGATTCGTGAGACTCGCGAAGGTGCCCGCATCATCCGCACCATCAATGCCCAAGTGCCTCTACCCCTCATCCTGAGTGTGGGGTTGTTCCAGAGCGATCGCTATTTCCAGCCGAACCCTGAAGCTCACCATTATGAGACTGCCGAACATGAGTGTGATGAGCACTGCGATCACCCCGATCACCATCATCACGATGATCATGGGCACCACCATCATGCTCACTCAAATCATCTTGAAGAGGATGGCTTTACCTCAGTTTCATTTGAGAGCGATCGCCCCTTTGAACTGCGCAAATTTCAGTATTTTCTAGATCACCAGTTGCCAGAAACAGTGTTTCGCGCTAAAGGCATTCTTTGGTTTAAGGAAAGCCCTCGCCGCCATGTGTTTCATCTCAGTGGTAAACGCTTTAGCTTGGATGATGAGGACTGGAAAGGCACCCCCAAAAATCAACTGGTACTCATTGGCCAACAGCTAGATCACGCCACCTTGTTGGCACAGCTCTCTGAGTGTGTGACTGCTGCTGAGGCAATTGTCAGCTAG
- a CDS encoding tyrosine-protein kinase domain-containing protein: MARLQPNSPTVRSLEEERRLLLAQLKQEAQQIARRNQVSNPESLIGYQGAVTETLIGKYLEAKVEMESLQRMDAELSRQIDTVRAELDRIMRLANPYRKIEQRMAVAQQSLQLLLQTRQSLQLQIAQQDFTWRLLSDIEDTEQYTTTMRLLVALAIALVLGGVSGVVLALVLELLDARFLEVDQVRQNTRLPVVGQVPIASEFDQYSFSRLEAPLTLWGLQHHLAGATPAFKESFYFLLSHLEQLGLQRSLAITSAQAGEGRSTIAAYMALAAAAIGKRVLLIDANLRQPGLHQTLGIANTSGLADLLSGAFPLPEWSSLLSAQTERLWVLTAGQPQQEPMTLLSSDAWHALLDAANAAFDLVIIDTAPLVSFAETNRLLARVEQSLFVVRLGKTKRDAFATALKEYDLGLKDKILGIVVNGTAAAKQSEAEISPIPSMITPVAVNT; this comes from the coding sequence ATGGCACGGTTACAGCCGAATTCTCCAACGGTTCGCAGTCTTGAGGAAGAAAGGCGTCTATTATTAGCACAACTCAAGCAGGAAGCTCAACAAATTGCTCGCCGTAATCAAGTCAGTAACCCTGAGAGTCTCATTGGCTATCAAGGTGCTGTTACCGAAACGTTAATTGGCAAGTACCTTGAAGCTAAAGTTGAAATGGAATCACTACAACGGATGGATGCTGAGCTTTCGCGGCAAATAGATACTGTGCGCGCAGAGCTAGATCGCATCATGCGGTTGGCGAATCCCTACCGAAAAATTGAACAGCGCATGGCAGTGGCACAGCAATCTCTGCAGTTGTTACTGCAAACTCGGCAATCGCTACAACTACAAATTGCCCAGCAAGATTTTACATGGCGGCTACTGTCGGATATTGAGGATACTGAGCAGTACACGACAACGATGCGGCTGCTGGTTGCGTTGGCGATCGCTCTTGTTTTAGGGGGTGTCTCTGGGGTGGTGCTCGCTTTGGTCTTGGAGCTACTGGATGCGCGGTTTTTGGAGGTGGATCAGGTTCGTCAAAACACTCGTTTGCCGGTTGTTGGCCAAGTACCTATTGCCAGTGAATTTGATCAGTATTCGTTTAGCCGTTTGGAAGCCCCTCTGACCCTTTGGGGGCTGCAACACCACCTTGCTGGGGCAACACCAGCGTTTAAGGAAAGTTTTTACTTTCTGCTGAGCCATTTAGAGCAGCTTGGTCTGCAGCGGAGCCTTGCGATTACCTCGGCACAAGCAGGTGAAGGGCGCAGCACTATTGCGGCCTATATGGCTTTAGCCGCAGCAGCCATCGGTAAGCGGGTATTACTCATCGATGCCAATTTACGGCAGCCGGGACTCCATCAGACGTTGGGCATTGCTAACACATCGGGGTTGGCAGACCTTTTGAGTGGGGCATTTCCCCTGCCCGAATGGTCAAGCCTCTTAAGCGCCCAGACCGAAAGGTTGTGGGTGCTGACAGCGGGTCAGCCCCAGCAAGAGCCAATGACACTCCTGAGCAGTGATGCATGGCACGCCTTACTAGACGCTGCCAACGCGGCGTTTGATCTGGTGATTATTGATACTGCTCCCCTAGTCTCCTTTGCGGAAACCAATCGCTTATTGGCTAGGGTGGAGCAATCGTTATTTGTGGTTCGCCTCGGCAAAACTAAACGAGATGCCTTTGCAACAGCCCTCAAGGAATATGATCTTGGCCTAAAGGACAAAATATTGGGCATTGTCGTTAATGGCACGGCTGCTGCTAAACAGTCAGAGGCAGAGATTTCGCCAATTCCATCAATGATTACACCAGTGGCAGTCAATACTTAG
- a CDS encoding MBL fold metallo-hydrolase, with protein MFNPLTVRFWGVRGSIPSPGSHTVRYGGNTPCVEIQANGQRIIFDGGTGLRVLGEHLMAQLPVSAHLFFTHTHWDHIQGFPFFQPAFVPGNQFHIYAVPGQNGQGIERRLNDQMLHPNFPVPLQIMGGDLHFRDLEIGEQVPLGDGVTVSNQALHHPGGGVGYRVSWQGIHVAYITDTEHLPDQLHPGALALADHADVMIYDATYTDEEYYHPRQSKVGWGHSTWQEAIKLAAAASVKQLILFHHDPSHDDDFLDVIGDLARERFPQTLLAREGLVISVYPNVIHFPATAQAS; from the coding sequence ATGTTCAACCCTCTCACCGTTCGTTTTTGGGGGGTGCGCGGCAGCATCCCCTCTCCGGGTTCTCACACCGTTCGCTATGGCGGGAATACCCCCTGTGTGGAAATCCAAGCCAACGGTCAGCGCATTATTTTTGATGGCGGTACAGGGTTACGGGTTTTAGGCGAGCACCTGATGGCGCAATTGCCCGTTTCTGCCCACCTCTTTTTTACCCATACCCACTGGGATCACATTCAAGGGTTTCCCTTTTTTCAGCCCGCCTTCGTTCCGGGGAACCAATTTCACATCTACGCCGTTCCGGGTCAAAATGGTCAGGGTATTGAGCGCCGTCTCAACGATCAGATGCTACATCCTAACTTTCCGGTTCCCTTACAGATTATGGGGGGCGACCTTCACTTTCGCGATCTAGAGATTGGCGAGCAGGTGCCCCTAGGGGACGGGGTTACAGTCAGCAATCAAGCGTTGCACCATCCGGGGGGTGGCGTGGGTTACCGTGTGAGTTGGCAGGGGATCCATGTGGCCTACATCACCGACACAGAGCATTTACCCGATCAACTCCATCCCGGCGCCTTAGCCTTGGCCGATCACGCCGATGTCATGATCTACGATGCTACCTACACCGACGAGGAATATTACCATCCCCGTCAAAGCAAAGTTGGTTGGGGGCACTCCACATGGCAAGAAGCCATTAAATTAGCGGCAGCGGCTAGCGTCAAGCAGCTCATCCTATTCCATCACGATCCCAGCCACGATGATGATTTCCTTGATGTCATTGGTGACCTAGCGCGAGAGCGGTTCCCCCAAACCCTCTTGGCACGGGAAGGCTTAGTCATCTCCGTCTATCCAAATGTGATACACTTCCCAGCGACGGCTCAAGCAAGCTAA
- a CDS encoding esterase/lipase family protein — MLPVVILPGYLAPASDYYPLRDELRRLGWIVEVVPLKVRSWLPTLGGRPVTPILRVLEATVQSVLTTSGASHVTLIGHSAGGWISRIYLGDQPYEGQVWAGQQRVRTLITLGTPHTSQERWTRRNLEFVNTTYPGAYYSHIRYVCLAGKAIYGTPYGSFANWFTYQSYKLTSGEGACWGDGVTPVAASHLAGAHNLTYDGVLHAPRSRLRDRPDAPWYGSPEIIASWQSYLDI, encoded by the coding sequence GTGTTACCTGTCGTTATTCTGCCGGGATATCTAGCCCCTGCTTCGGATTACTATCCTCTGCGGGATGAGTTGCGACGGCTGGGGTGGATAGTCGAAGTGGTGCCGCTAAAGGTGCGCTCATGGCTGCCTACCTTGGGCGGCCGACCTGTGACCCCTATTTTGCGAGTCTTAGAAGCAACTGTTCAATCTGTCTTAACTACCAGTGGTGCAAGTCATGTCACACTGATTGGCCATTCCGCAGGGGGCTGGATTAGTCGGATTTACCTTGGCGATCAGCCCTATGAGGGGCAGGTATGGGCAGGGCAGCAGCGGGTGCGTACCCTCATTACCTTAGGCACCCCCCACACCAGTCAAGAACGCTGGACGCGCCGTAATCTCGAGTTTGTCAATACAACCTATCCAGGGGCGTACTACTCCCACATTCGCTATGTTTGTTTGGCGGGCAAAGCCATTTATGGTACACCCTACGGCTCCTTTGCCAATTGGTTTACCTATCAAAGCTATAAACTCACCTCTGGGGAGGGCGCCTGCTGGGGAGATGGGGTTACCCCCGTAGCCGCTTCGCACTTGGCAGGGGCACACAACCTGACCTATGACGGTGTATTGCACGCCCCTCGCAGTCGGCTGCGCGATCGCCCCGATGCCCCGTGGTACGGCTCCCCTGAAATCATCGCCTCATGGCAGTCTTATTTAGACATTTAG
- a CDS encoding NAD-dependent epimerase, whose product MNILVTGVAGFIGNAVALKLLQRGDIVIGLDNLNNYYDVSLKKARLQRLEAFQQTHQFVFRKIDLADRQDVNQLFEDYPPQRVIHLAAQAGVRYSIENPLTYIDSNIVGFTHILEGCRHHAVEHLVYASSSSVYGANKKLPFSVHDNIDHPLSLYAATKKANELMAHTYSYLYGIPTTGLRFFTVYGPWGRPDMALFKFTQAILNDEPLPVFNYGKHRRDFTYIDDIVEGIIRVLDRPATPNPQWDGYAPDPGTSLAPWRVYNIGAHTPVELLRYIELLETYLGKKAQLNLLPLQPGDVPDTHADVLALKEDTGYEPTTSVEVGVQRFVEWYCDFYQIQI is encoded by the coding sequence ATGAATATTTTGGTGACTGGCGTTGCGGGCTTTATTGGCAATGCAGTAGCTCTGAAGCTTCTACAGCGGGGCGACATTGTCATTGGCCTTGATAACTTAAACAACTACTATGATGTCAGCCTCAAGAAGGCACGGCTCCAGCGGCTGGAAGCGTTTCAGCAAACTCACCAGTTTGTTTTTAGAAAAATCGACTTAGCCGATCGCCAAGATGTAAACCAGCTTTTTGAAGATTATCCGCCACAGCGAGTCATTCACCTTGCGGCTCAAGCGGGGGTGCGCTACTCCATTGAGAATCCTCTAACCTATATCGATAGTAATATTGTTGGCTTTACCCACATTCTTGAAGGCTGTCGGCACCATGCCGTTGAGCACCTTGTCTATGCCAGCAGTTCGAGCGTCTATGGTGCTAACAAAAAACTCCCCTTCTCTGTTCACGACAATATCGATCATCCCCTGAGCCTGTACGCCGCCACCAAAAAAGCCAATGAACTGATGGCTCATACCTATAGCTACCTTTACGGTATTCCGACCACAGGGTTGCGCTTTTTCACCGTTTATGGCCCTTGGGGGCGACCCGATATGGCACTTTTTAAGTTTACCCAAGCCATCCTCAATGATGAACCATTGCCAGTGTTTAACTATGGCAAGCATCGGCGGGATTTTACCTATATTGATGACATTGTCGAAGGCATTATTCGTGTACTGGATCGCCCTGCCACCCCCAATCCTCAGTGGGATGGCTATGCCCCGGATCCCGGAACCAGCCTTGCCCCGTGGCGGGTGTACAACATCGGTGCCCACACGCCGGTGGAACTGCTACGCTATATTGAGCTTCTAGAAACTTATCTTGGTAAAAAAGCACAATTGAACCTTCTGCCCCTACAACCCGGTGATGTCCCCGATACCCATGCTGATGTCTTGGCTCTCAAGGAGGATACCGGTTATGAGCCAACGACCTCCGTCGAGGTTGGTGTGCAGCGATTTGTGGAGTGGTACTGTGACTTTTATCAAATTCAGATCTAG
- a CDS encoding DUF2256 domain-containing protein produces MAKQRRKAELPTKVCPVCGRPFQWRKKWSACWEDVKYCSERCRRRRPSTH; encoded by the coding sequence ATGGCAAAACAGCGTCGCAAAGCCGAATTGCCTACAAAGGTGTGTCCCGTCTGTGGTCGCCCATTTCAATGGCGTAAAAAGTGGTCAGCCTGCTGGGAAGACGTTAAATACTGTTCTGAGCGGTGCCGCCGTCGTCGTCCGTCCACTCATTAA